Part of the Budorcas taxicolor isolate Tak-1 chromosome Y, Takin1.1, whole genome shotgun sequence genome, ctgtgggcctctccaaggggcttctcttgtggaggctgctgtcttttctcagaatgagtgattcaggaaagcacttgcacccatgataaagtacagagtcttttttcagatgttacacgtcttcacttgtgtatttgcttagtctcACAGGTCAACCCTGTGATAGATTGAGAGAGAACTACACAGGGGTGGGAATATCAGGAGATTCGATTCACTTGAAGGCTGGTTACTGTACCCATTAATGCACCATGCCAGCCTTTTTTTTCATATGACCTCAGCTCTgtcaatgtgagcaaattatttggcttgtgtacccttcttgtgtgccgctactgctgctaagccgcttgagtcgtgtccgactctgcagtctcatggacagcagcccacaaggctcccccttttctgggattctccaggcaagagcgctggagtgggttgccatttccttctccagtgcatgagactgaagccgctcaggcgtgtccgacccttcgaaaccccatggactgcggcctaccaggctcctccatctgtgggattttccaggcaagagtactggtgtgggtttccattgccttctccagcttgtgtgctctctggcttgatctactcaattcttgatgtactcagttctagacctactcatttcttgatcttctagcaagtctcctctttgtcccggattaagttttctgtttctctggatggttcccatcagcaaacagactgactataatgtgacctgtcgttaaaaatccatctttgggtgacacatcctgcttctgctgcttttttttcatgtttgcttattaTAGACCTCTGCAGAGTTGTTCCTAGACTTTGTTATCTcgagttctctcattttcctttaaagccgctcttgtcaaggccacaggtgtatttcaaatgttttaactccgtggtcaatttttagttgttatcttatttaatttattggcatcctttatcagactagctcatttcctcctccctgaaaaaaatgtttcacttggattacagagtgcttctctttcctgcttctcttccacctacagttctcccacatacaaagtgtgacctttgtgtctggcttgattcagatgtcatattttctttttcaatatttatttatttagctctgtggcatgtgggatcttagttcccagcccagggatggcacctgtggagagtcttaaacactggatctccaggaaagtcccctcgtttgtgtactttcaagattcctccatttcatggctgtatagcagtgaatgtttttgttttatttttatggctgaatatggTAATGAATATGGTAAATGGCTTCTATGCCGTCCATTTTGAgcgtataccacagtttgtttatccattcgtcaatgAATGGATAATACGTGGATGGTGTACTCTTTGTGGCTATagtgagtaatgttgctgtgaacactgattttgcatggactgaacattttcagtgtttgtggatatgtacaaaagagggaaattcctTGATCATATGGCtactctatatttaatttttgaagtacTGACAAACCACTTCTGCAAGAGTGATTGTACCATTTACAGCAATTacctcaacaatatctgaagattccttttctccacatcctctgcagcacttgttattattcgtcattttgattgggtgtgaagtagtatgggtgtgaagtagtatctcagtgagactgctttacattttgctaggggcttccctggtggctccgaagggaaagtgtctgcctgcaatgtaggagacccgggatcaattcctgagtcgggaagatcgccttgagaaggaaatggtaatccactccagcactgttgcctggaaaatcccatgaacggaggagcctgataggctacagtccatggggttgcaaagagtcggaaatgtctattcaaattcttttcctggttgttaaatgcttttctttttttaattgttgtagaaaacatctaacttaaatctttaccattttaaccatttttgcatgctaagtatttcacacactttcatcagccttttggagaaagaaatggcaagccactgcaaatccgatggagaagggagcctggtgagctttagtccatggggatgcaaagttgggcacacctgagtgactaacacatatacacacacatagtcacagtgttgttttgttgtcgttgtcgttgttttagctgtgctatgcagcttgaatgacagttccctggttgaggatcatacccaggcccctgataggaaactgtggagtcctaacctctgaactaccagggacttccttatcacattgttatgaaacagatctctacacctttacatcttgcaaaatcgaaactctgtacccatcacCTGTCCCATTAAACAGCAACTCCTCTTTTCTTGGTTGTTGACCTAGACCATGGACTCcgtcgttcttttttgtttcctttcgaTTACTTGACTATGTTAGCTATTTCATACAAGTAGAAACTTAccgtatttgtctttttgtatgactggcttatttcatttggcttgatgtctgaaatgatcatgcatgttgtagcatgtgacagaattttctttatatggctaaataatatttcattgtatgtatctatcacatttgatggacatttcgatgcttccacctcttagttgttgtgcttcgtgctgctgtgagcacggctgtgcagatatcccaagaccccatgttaacttcttttgaatttatatcctgaagtggaattgctgaatcatgtgcCAGCTCTAGTTTTTAGTTTCTCgaggagcctttaaactgttttctgtagcagttacaccattttaaaatctatctgTAACACACAAGAATCCAGTTTCTGTACGTGCTTGCCAacagttgtcctttcctttccttcatatgtaaacaacacatatgcacacacagttTTTTCATacccttttccattattgtttatcacaaattacgaatatagttccttgtgctatacagtatgatcttgtttgtctattgtatatatcatagtttgcatctgctaatcaccagctcccaatctaTGCCTGCCCCACCATTCCCCTCTTGGGAATCAcatagtctgctctctatgtctgtgagtctgtttctgtttcatagataagttgatttgtgtcatattttagagtccatgtaagtgataccatacaagatttgtctttctcttttttttttatttttatttttactttattttattttacaatactgtattggtcttgccatacattgacatgagtccgccacgggtgtacatgagttcccaatcctgacccccccctcccacctcacaccccatatcatctctctggatcacccCTGTGCActagccccgagcatcctgtatcctgcctggaacatagactggcgactatcttacatgatagtgtacatgtttcagtgccattctcccaaattatcccaccccaCCCGCTCCCTCAGAGTGCAAAAttccgttctaaacatctgtgtctcttctgctgtctctcatacagggttatcattaccatctttctaaattccatatgtatgtgttggtatactgtattggtgtttttctttctggcttacttcactgtgtataatcggctccagtttcaaccttgtcattagaattgattcatataaagtctgccagcaataaatgctggagagggtgtggagaaaagggaacccttttacactgttggtgggaatgcaatctagtacagccactatggagaacagtgtggagattcctttcaaaattggaaatagaactgccgtatgagccagcaatcccactgctgggcatacacactgaggaaaccagaattgaaagagacacatggaccccagtgttcatcgcagcactgtttataacagccaggacatggaacaacctagatgtccatcaacagataaatggatcagaaagctgtggtacatatacacaatggagtattactcagccattccaaagaatatattgtctttctctttctgacttcctaagtattctttttaatgctagtgtaGATTCAGGTATTTACTTAACAACATTTGTTTCTACTGTATAAAATgtgattgacttttaaaatatttgtcttctattctgcaagccttatattaattctaatacttgtgtttttttcaagattttctatatacaaaagtatgttatctccaatatactttgactgtttcctttccattctgaaggctggttgttttcttttttttttttttttcgtttttgttttttaaacaacagcaacatttctcttttgttacctgattgctctggttatagaactgccagtataatgttgagccaaagtgTGTAATAGACTTCTTGTGTTTTCCCCAgtcttagagggaaagctttcagtttttcattcttaagtgtgatgttagctgtgggtcttttacaggtgccctttgattgagaaagttctcttctgttcttaattattaagtgttcttttaagcccggttctgaaaaggtgctagattcagggaaatgctttttcttcaggcagatgtgttatttgtttcattgttttaaaatggcataatgttgagtgactttcatataatgAACCAACTTTGCATACCTCCCTAAATTCCATGTGATCATGGTATACAATCTCTTTTAtttgttgttggattttgtttgccagtattttgttgaagattcttTCACCTGTGTTCATAAGGGAtatcgggtgtgtgtgtgtgtgtgtgtgtgtgtgtgtgtgtgtgtgtgtgtatgtgtgtgtgtgtgtgtgatgtctctgtctgatattggtttgagagaaatactggcatcactttgcctgctatatggggaagagacctgtggcgtgaaggatgaagcattgttggatttaagtttagctaggattagagggagaaatttaggatatatcagtgtggaattggggtgagattATCAAGACAGCTCATTCTCAATTTCCTaggcctgtgttaagtgcttgacattgaattatgctgtttgttaactaggtatagatagattatactttgaatttgctacctattttctttgttaacatttatgaaattagaatttgtgaatcaggtgtaatgtgcatttaagatacattttcttcgaattttactacaaaacaagatgccattgaatagctgatgccttttaaaaagagctggtaaccttaagtctaagaaataagcatgtttgtctttaagagacagaaacacctttaaaagttataaatttgcccaagaagatgcaactggtgtgtggttaactaggaattccaacttaatcttctttgactccaaagtccatgtttctgaacgctgtacaacagtgcttttgtaaaagtactcgtcctttacatgtgatttcacctaatgatcagtcgtggtgggtttttgggttttttgtctttatttttttaaatagaagaggttAAAGTGAACATGGGACAAAGATATGATTCTAGAGCCATGTAGACTTGTAGTCATAGGTTTTTCAGCTGTCATTGAGTCTCGTTGACACTCAGTGTCTTTGTCTGTAAGAAACGGGTGTTTATAACTACtctagagttttggagataatcaaatagcccatttttctgtacttaactaatatgtagtatgtttatacttaggtggcagtttgtataaaggaagccctgggacttgtggccgcaccctctaagaataaaaaaggattcaaaatatggaactaccatgtatgttacgtgaagaagaacaagagccagaagtacggaaaagggagggagaaaccaaacaagcagatgatgatgatgatgaagtgatcttggtcggagtggaacatgtaaatgaagatgctgacgtgATCTTTGTTGGGATGAGCTCAGCTTCAAAACCAGTCGTTTCAAACATACTGAACAGAGATACCCCAGgttcttgttcaaggagaaaaaggtatggtcaCTTCAGGAAAGGTAACGCTGACAAATTACAGCCTGTTAGTCATGTGACTCCTACATCAGAAGCAAAGactgtcttgccagtttctgactctgaatcaagatcaacagatagtcctattattattgaacctccatctcaagctgattataaaagtatttcaccacaaagagtgccgaagtgcttttcaaaggagtcatgttcttctttgattaccttcacaagttcattgcagcatccagtagaaagagcggtttctgcaggagatatgaataaaagtcctcatgtctcaaaggtactttccacttgtgaaacaaatagcagaaatcccaaaaggcctaagctcagtgatggcattataggggaacattctttaggtttttccccttcaggtatttttcatacagtgaccactcagcaaagcacaccggaccgtgtccatacctcactaagccatgttcagaatggagaaccttgtccaacaccttttccaaaggacagtgttcattgcaagcctgtaagacctttaggggaaaatggactgacaaaaactgattttccaagtttagcaagtccagacaaaattggtgatcccacagaaggaaagctgattgtgttacttggtgacttctactatggagagcatataggagttgggcagccagaaccgaagacccacacagcgtttaaatgcctcagctgcttgaaagttctaaaaaatgtcaagtttatgaatcacatgaagcaccatttggaacttgagaggcagagaggtgacagctggaaaacccacaccacctgccggcactgcctccgccagtttcctactcccttccagatgcagtgtcacattgaaagtgtccacactccccaggggccctccgcagtctgtcgcatctgtgagttgtcctttgagacagatcaggttctcttagagcacatgaaagacaatcataagcctggtgaaatgccctatgtatgccaggtttgcagttacagatcatcattttttgcagatgtggatgcacatttcagagcataccatggtaacactaagaatttactttgcccgttttgtctcaaaatttttaaaactgcaacagcctacggacgtcatcatagagggcactgggaaaagagttttcaccagtgttccaaatgtcggctgcagtttttaacttccaaagaggaaagggagcacaagacccagtgtcatcaaatgtttaagaagcctaagcagctagaaggattgtctcctgaaacaaaaattgttattcaggtaTCACTGGAACCCCTTCAACCAGGATTGGTGGAAGTAGCGTCCATTACCgtgaacacatctgattttgaatcatcaccccccaaatctaaaagtaggaggtcaaaaaaagaaaaaaaaacttaattctaCTTTCAGTAAGTCTGAGGcaagtatttcagtcaaagttaaaaaccccattaagaacaaaaaaatcaaattatagcactattcaataatatcaaatgtagggaaaccgatgggtaatttatgtgattttgttttaaatacaggaagtacagttttgtttgatttgcatattgagatgttatttaaaaatctattatctgtttttcatataattgtcttaacctgtaaaaagaatgtgtgcatgtgtgtgtgtgtgagagagagagagaatgagagaatggagaaaggaaaaataacaaccTATTTCGGTATTTGATGTTACTTGTAAGCTCGAAAGCTCTACTATACATATAATCTGTAGAGTGTTTTAGCaacgtaattttcaactgttttcatgccttgaagatctcagtatcagctatatagCCAGATTTGAATGTCATTCTCTGAAGTGCCTCTTGGGCTGATCGAAGATAACCTGGCTCTGAAAGCGTGCAGTGGAGGTTGATGGAGACGCTAtgatgtgagtttggaccagacatgggatttaatcagtgaagagctgtggcttcttgtcccagctgaggaagaggcatacattcactccaggcatagagccaaggtagaaggaacactgtctcagagtgcgtttacctagcccagggacatctcaaggaagccaacggttaaaatgcctgtgtttggtgagagaCCCTTGCAAGCATCAAGCCGGCCCTGTGTATCATtgactgcagttggagaagcagagatagttaatagaatgagacctggtgcctgtggacctcctgttgagtgatcaaaaggggaattCGATTCATTCCGTCCCCTTTGCCAGTTGGCTGGCCTGTAGTCCCAATGAGGTAGGcatatctgtgtcagacacagtagcgaagcaagttaaaattcccaaaggaaagagagccttgacgtccactttgatttgtgctggacccatagttttaactgcaaaggatcaaacacaggaaatctgtTCAGTTTTTGAATTGGGCTAAATTGAGTTCTCTTACCCTTAAGCTACAATGGAGTTGTCCAAGAATAGCAAATATAGCGGATAAAAATAGTCCAGGGTGATTAAACCCTTTTTAGAACTCttccttaccttttccagttacatgtgtcttacccttgttgaacatgtgaagatttcagttttgtatcttatcttgccttggacacaaatgtagTAGCGTTAACAGCTAATTCTTGGTGTGCgtaatttcccattgtatcaaactaattgagtttcagtctttcttgacacAGTCTGATGTGCAGGAATTGTCTCATgaatttcagtaattatcaggtcgtagagttatccttcctctaatctcgccaaccatctaatctgtgattatacttgtggaaacctttttttcttgcggtctccaagggctctttcacagacctgtggggTACCCTCTAAGTATCGgttcctgaacatcagcacacttggctgcctctgtaggttcctggagttgagtctcctcctggagttgaatgtcaccccttctccacttctggcacagatagctagcaatctctgtgcaccattcaaggaagctgggatcctgtctgtagacctatgccaggagcaatctctccctttcctcttcctttctcctctttgtctctccccactctccctcttcctcaatttatttaagtcctctaagctttcacaaaatgctggaaagtgataatcaccaaggggttagcatccttctcagaactgaagaggaaggactacagatgattaagctgtagtgagtctattgtctccattttaggtaatttcctgaatgtaaattcaaattcaaataaattgtgttATTTACTCGACGCTTGATTGgtttatttgcactttgaatattttactaggccTTTCCAGTTAGTTTACTTGGGCCAAAGCACTTTGCTAAGTGTCATCTTAAACCACCTTTAGTTGTATAAAGAGCGTGTGTGTGTTCTGGTCTTAGGTGAAAActctatgtataaataaatacgcagactattgcattcttatctcctttcttcgatttctatagtaaaaaatatgaaatgttttagttatgtgtttttattgttgctgagtaTTATCAACACTGTTGCTGTTAGTTACTGTGAAGTATGCTCCTAAGGAggacaagttgtatttattgccaaattaaaaggttccagcaacatggtccctgactgcttcctctcttccattctctgtccttctactcGACTGTTTTCCCCACTAATGTACTCTGTTTGACAacactggccttggttttcctccatcaaattccatttcttcccgaTCCAAAAACTGCAAGTGCTGTTCTTCGGGAAATGCTCTTCCCGTAGGCCTGCATGCCTTGCTACCTCCCTTGTTTGAGCTTcaccaatgctgttcaaataacacaatcaaatctccaaccccctctctttcctcctcctcctcaaaggcacttgaagtctctatcctcttcttccctctccagcctaaatttcctaaattttcaccaaaaaaaaaaagaacaaagaaaaaaagaagcgaTAATAACAtcagggctttgcttcttagTATTAACTTGAGTCAGTTTCTGtgcctgcaaataaaagatagttaatagtgagttgagttctttcaggagcttcctctgtttttctattgatacctgtatattttgttcacacagtgacactttgttttctttacaaaTACATTGAAGATCTGTCAAGATAACTATTTTGTTACtgccctttgtgaatttccttgtctgctTTGCTTGTTCTTTCaggtaaaatttattattttattaatgttgccaaaacattgtaagtaaaattagtatttgcAGAATTCTGCTgtctttttacaaataacatggcatatttttatttttttaaataatcgtaCTGTGTTGGCCAGTTCTAAACTTCTAAACAGTGATGTGTAAATGGGCTTCCTTGTTCTGAGTGCCATCAAAAGCAATGAGTATCTGGCTTAATAAATTtccgtttctgtttttagatcttgaagagaattgtttgattggatagtttacaacatgtgttgagacatttacttttccttccttctcctttccttcctttttcttgctttcttcccttgtctctcttcctctttctttccttccctttctttccccaggtttttgcttgactggacctttcctgaaacaaaaGTAATTCCACTCAGAGTTGAATGTTATCCTCTCAGAATCCCATTTCGTTCCTCATTTCTAGTATTGGGATTAATCTCCTTGTCCCCTTAGTAGATTTGCCACAGTTGtatcaatgtttctgattttctttttccaagaatcAGCTCTTGTTTTATTATCCcaacaagttttgtttttgttgttttctatttttgtttcaattcatatatactttctgcattctttaggattttctttttctttataacttcgtattttagaagctttctttacaattttttttctgtaaatatattagatttacaatgttgaatttcagatgtatatcagagtgatttagttatgcagatacgtatctattcttttgtaggttcttttccattataggttattacatgatactgaggatttctttccttttttttttccatggatGGTTTAGGGGTTGACCtatctttatttagcaattttgtctgaatcccaaacatttttatgtatacatgttttttaattaaaatttcattgtcttaAGATTTTGGGCAAGTTGattccaaagatttcactattttcaggctgttttcatttattgtttactgagaattaagttttccttggagctctgagggtatgtgtgtgtatccactGACATGTCTATATacacatccttttcagattccgacatgttttaagatatgtaaatgtattttcaaagatattttctgtttgtatggtaAAAACATGAAATGTTTTAATTCTAGAAATGTGTTCCTCCAAATGAATATAGTATaaagaataaagatataaaactatattcctttgagaGTAATCCTTACTAACAGAActtggaaatgttaaaaaattattcataacacttccgaaaggtggtaaggaaaacttgattcaaggtaagagtactacagtggggtatTATAATATGGGAGAGAGATTGAGCTTATGTCTGACTCCAGGAGGGGTGCAGCTGGGATTTATAGCTAAGGAACAGGgtaggtccatgggattgcaaagagatgggagactgagaagcaatggacaacaataacagaatgggtgtcagtggatggaaacttattaagaggactataagggtgagggtggattctggctcaactgagacgatcattgctgaggctaggcaaggctgataagatattcaggtgagtgaaatgatatttgatctgatactgagggtggtcaaatcaagggtgggctgtgttttctaaagtgaagtagcagattctggattagattggactagatggacaggcagccctgaataaaggcattgcccaaagttggcagtgcattaatgaacgagtgctgcataaccaattagccaaaactagcagcttgaaaaaatatagtttcatactgctggtgaaagttgggaatctaggagtaattcagctgagtgttgtggctcagtgtctcatgagattgccaccctctgaagccttgccatgcgccgggggatttccttccaagatggcttactcacatagctgttgaaaccagtttgcttgctggctgttgggagaaagcctcggttctttcacatgggcctctctaAAGGGCTACCTGAGTGTTCTCAAGATATGACTAAGCTGGCTtctagagtgagtgatccaagaggatgagcaaggaggctgcagtgccttttatgacctagtctcagacGCTTCATGGTTCGTTTCTACAATATTCTAACATGAGAAGTGAGCCACTAAGTCCACCACacatgtgaaggggagaaggaaggaaccgtggacatagtttaaaaccgcgtggtacacagatggccggaaactgtttacatgcttgtatgtccaaaatgcattttcctgccaGTGCTTTTAAACAGTTTATCTGTTATAGCATTAACTTGAAGTTCAGGACGTTGTCgtctaagtcaggtccagctatggatcagggtccacgtgtacagtatctcaagtgttctgttgctcagttgtgtcgtattctttgcgaccccatggactgcagccctgcaggctcccctgtccgtcaactccaggagcttgctcagactcaagtccattgagtcgatgatgctatccgacaatcccatcctctgctgtccccttctcctaccttcatttttttccgcatcacggtcttttccagtgagacagtgATTGGCATCACatagcccaagtattggagcttcagcttcagcatcagtccttcgaatgaatatggAGAGATTTACTTTGGCTTATGAGTATGAACTGTCAGAACTGACCTAACCAGGTGATGGAAGTTGAATAGCAAAAACATGAAAGCCATAGGGAAAGGTACGTAGACTCTAGCTAGcagaagcactgaagccagggTACTTACTGATCCCCATTATCTCACTGAGTGAGCAAGTTCTGAGTGGAATCACAGTGGTAGAGCAAggatgcctggcagaaaggagaggcaggaataAAGTGCCTGGGGGCGACCAGTGAGAGTGCAGAAGATCTGAGACACAGAACAGGCTCCAATCCCAGACACAGAAGCCATGGTGGGTGACCCCACAGCCCCTTGAACACCCGGATACAGGGGCCTTTCCATCCTTCCCAAGT contains:
- the LOC128070913 gene encoding zinc finger protein 280B-like — its product is MELPCMLREEEQEPEVRKREGETKQADDDDDEVILVGVEHVNEDADVIFVGMSSASKPVVSNILNRDTPGSCSRRKRYGHFRKGNADKLQPVSHVTPTSEAKTVLPVSDSESRSTDSPIIIEPPSQADYKSISPQRVPKCFSKESCSSLITFTSSLQHPVERAVSAGDMNKSPHVSKVLSTCETNSRNPKRPKLSDGIIGEHSLGFSPSGIFHTVTTQQSTPDRVHTSLSHVQNGEPCPTPFPKDSVHCKPVRPLGENGLTKTDFPSLASPDKIGDPTEGKLIVLLGDFYYGEHIGVGQPEPKTHTAFKCLSCLKVLKNVKFMNHMKHHLELERQRGDSWKTHTTCRHCLRQFPTPFQMQCHIESVHTPQGPSAVCRICELSFETDQVLLEHMKDNHKPGEMPYVCQVCSYRSSFFADVDAHFRAYHGNTKNLLCPFCLKIFKTATAYGRHHRGHWEKSFHQCSKCRLQFLTSKEEREHKTQCHQMFKKPKQLEGLSPETKIVIQVSLEPLQPGLVEVASITVNTSDFESSPPKSKSRRSKKEKKT